ATTTCTTATGGCTGTATCTACTTCAATCGCTTCTTTTGGGCAATACTCAAAAGGGAATCCGATAACCTATCCTGAAACAAAAAAAGGAGAGACAGTTGATGTTTATTTCGATACTAAAGTAAGTGATCCTTATCGTTGGCTTGAAGACGATAAATCTGCTGAAACTGCTGCTTGGGTCAAAGAAGAAAACAAAGTTACGTATGATTATTTATCAAAAATCCCTTTTAGAAATGCTTTAAAAACAAGACTCGAAAAGCTTTGGAACTATGAAAAAATAAGTGCTCCGTCCAAAGAAGGGAAATTTATTTATTATTACAAAAACAACGGATTACAAAATCAATCAGTTTTGTATCGAAAAGACGCTAATGGGAAAGAAGAAATTTTCCTAGATCCTAACACTTTTTCAAAATTAGGAACAACATCATTAGGAGGCGTAGATTTCTCTAAAGATGGTTCGAAAGTAGCATATGCAATATCTGAAGGAGGAAGTGATTGGCGAAAAGTAATTTTGATGGATGTCAATAATTTCAAGATTATAGAAGATACTTTGGTAGATATTAAGTTTAGTGGTGTGTCTTGGAAAGAAAACGAAGGATTCTATTACTCCAGTTATGACAAACCCAAAGGAAGCGAACTATCGGCAAAAACCGACCAACATAAATTGTATTACCATAAGTTAGGAACAGCTCAAAAAGAAGATCAGGTTATTTTTGGGGCAGACATAAAACGACGCTATGTAGGTGGAGGTGTTACCGAGGACAATCATTATCTCGTAATTTCGGCATCAAATTCTACTTACGGAAATGAATTGTATATTCAGGATTTAACCAAGCCAAATAGTCCTATTGTGACGATTGTAGATAATTTTAATAGTGATAATCATATCGTTGAAAACGTAGGAGGAAAGTTGTTTATAGTTACCGATTTAAACGCTCCAAATAAGCGCGTCGTAAGTGTAGATGTAAACAATCCGAAGCCAGAAAACTGGAAAGACGTTATTGCCGAAACCGAAAATGTTTTGACAATAGCAACAGGCGGTGGTTGTTTCTTTGCTAATTATATGAAAGATGCTGTGTCTGTTGTTAAGCAATATGATTTGGCGGGCAAATTAGTACTTGATATTAAGTTGCCAGGATTAGGAACTGCGTCTGGTTTTGGAGGTAAATTAGATGAAAAGATATTGTATTATTCATTTACCAATTACATAACGCCAGGGACTATTTATTCTTTTGAGGCGCAAACAGGTAAATCAACGGTGTACGATAAACCAAAAGTAGATTTTGAAAGTGAGAACTACGTTTCTTCGCAAATATTTTATACTTCAAAAGATGGTACTAAAATCCCAATGATTATCACTCATAAAAAAGGAGTAAAACTCAACGGGAAAAACCCGACAATTCTATATGGATATGGCGGATTTAATATCAGTCTAACACCAAGTTTTAGCATTGCCAATGCTGTTTGGATGGAAAATGGTGGTATTTACGCCGTGGCCAACTTACGAGGAGGAGGAGAATACGGTAAAAAATGGCACGATGCAGGAACCAAAATGCAAAAGCAAAATGTTTTTGATGATTTCATCGCTGCAGCCGAATATTTAATTGCCAAAAAATATACTTCATCCAGTTTTCTTGCTATTCGTGGAGGGTCTAATGGGGGATTGCTGGTAGGAGCTACCATGACACAACGTCCCGATTTAATGAAAGTTGCCTTGCCGGCGGTAGGAGTGATGGATATGTTGCGTTATCACACCTTTACTGCGGGTGCGGGTTGGGCTTTCGATTATGGCACTTCGGCAGACAGTAAGGAAATGTTCGAATATATTAAAGGATATTCTCCGGTAGCTAATGTGAAAGCAGGGGTTAAATACCCGGCAACGATGGTTACTACAGGTGATCATGACGATAGAGTAGTTCCGGCACACAGCTTTAAGTTTGCTGCCGAGTTACAGGAAAAACAAACAGGAGATAATCCAGTTTTAATTAGAATCGACATCAATGCAGGTCATGGAGCAGGAAAATCCGTGACAGCAACCATACAAGAAGCCTGCGATATACAAGCGTTTACGCTCTTTAACATGGGATTTACCGAATTGCCAAAATAATAAAAACTGAAAAATTGATCAACAAATAATAAGGAGCAATTTCCTGCTGTACGTTACAAGCTTTTTTATAAAATTGTTTTTTCCAAGGACAAAAAGGAGCTTCCGTTGGTCGCTCTTTTTGTCCAGGAAAAAAATCAATTTTATTACAAAAGGCTTTCCACTTCCATCAGGGCTACAAGAGATACAATAGTTTTCTTTTGTAGTGTTTCCCAAATAAGAAACATAAAACTACAACTAATGAGAAAAATAGAACATATTGGTATAGCAGTAAAAAGCCTCGAAGTGTCCAATTTATTATTTGAAAAACTATTTGGCGCACCATCGTATAAACAAGAAGAAGTAGCGAGCGAAGGTGTAAAAACATCTTTCTTTATGAATGGTCCTAATAAAATTGAACTTCTTGAAGCTACCAATCCAGAAAGTCCAATAGCTAAGTTTCTAGAAAAAAAAGGAGAGGGAATCCATCACATCGCTTTTGATGTAGAAGATATTGTTTCCGAAATCGAGCGCCTCAAATCAGAAGGTTTTATTGTTTTAAATGAAACGCCAAAAAAAGGAGCCGACAATAAATTGGTTGCTTTTTTACATCCAAAAGGTACTAATGGTGTATTAATTGAATTATGTCAGGAAATTAAATAAATAAAATAAAATTTAGTCAATTCATAATCAGTTCTTTTCAAAACAGATTCTATTTATTGGTTAAAATATTCGAAAATCTACTCTAAAAATACTTGTGACAATAAAAAAAATGTAGTAATATTGCAAACTCTTAACCGGTCCTATA
The Flavobacterium sp. 5 DNA segment above includes these coding regions:
- a CDS encoding prolyl oligopeptidase family protein, with product MAVSTSIASFGQYSKGNPITYPETKKGETVDVYFDTKVSDPYRWLEDDKSAETAAWVKEENKVTYDYLSKIPFRNALKTRLEKLWNYEKISAPSKEGKFIYYYKNNGLQNQSVLYRKDANGKEEIFLDPNTFSKLGTTSLGGVDFSKDGSKVAYAISEGGSDWRKVILMDVNNFKIIEDTLVDIKFSGVSWKENEGFYYSSYDKPKGSELSAKTDQHKLYYHKLGTAQKEDQVIFGADIKRRYVGGGVTEDNHYLVISASNSTYGNELYIQDLTKPNSPIVTIVDNFNSDNHIVENVGGKLFIVTDLNAPNKRVVSVDVNNPKPENWKDVIAETENVLTIATGGGCFFANYMKDAVSVVKQYDLAGKLVLDIKLPGLGTASGFGGKLDEKILYYSFTNYITPGTIYSFEAQTGKSTVYDKPKVDFESENYVSSQIFYTSKDGTKIPMIITHKKGVKLNGKNPTILYGYGGFNISLTPSFSIANAVWMENGGIYAVANLRGGGEYGKKWHDAGTKMQKQNVFDDFIAAAEYLIAKKYTSSSFLAIRGGSNGGLLVGATMTQRPDLMKVALPAVGVMDMLRYHTFTAGAGWAFDYGTSADSKEMFEYIKGYSPVANVKAGVKYPATMVTTGDHDDRVVPAHSFKFAAELQEKQTGDNPVLIRIDINAGHGAGKSVTATIQEACDIQAFTLFNMGFTELPK
- the mce gene encoding methylmalonyl-CoA epimerase; this translates as MRKIEHIGIAVKSLEVSNLLFEKLFGAPSYKQEEVASEGVKTSFFMNGPNKIELLEATNPESPIAKFLEKKGEGIHHIAFDVEDIVSEIERLKSEGFIVLNETPKKGADNKLVAFLHPKGTNGVLIELCQEIK